Proteins encoded in a region of the Sugiyamaella lignohabitans strain CBS 10342 chromosome B, complete sequence genome:
- the TIS11 gene encoding Tis11p (mRNA-binding protein expressed during iron starvation; binds to a sequence element in the 3'-untranslated regions of specific mRNAs to mediate their degradation; involved in iron homeostasis; protein increases in abundance and relative distribution to the nucleus increases upon DNA replication stress; TIS11 has a paralog, CTH1, that arose from the whole genome duplication; GO_component: GO:0005737 - cytoplasm [Evidence IEA]; GO_component: GO:0005737 - cytoplasm [Evidence IDA] [PMID 14562095]; GO_component: GO:0005737 - cytoplasm [Evidence IDA] [PMID 21135132]; GO_component: GO:0005737 - cytoplasm [Evidence IDA] [PMID 22842922]; GO_component: GO:0000932 - cytoplasmic mRNA processing body [Evidence IEA]; GO_component: GO:0005634 - nucleus [Evidence IEA,IEA]; GO_component: GO:0005634 - nucleus [Evidence IDA] [PMID 14562095]; GO_component: GO:0005634 - nucleus [Evidence IDA] [PMID 18923425]; GO_component: GO:0005634 - nucleus [Evidence IDA] [PMID 22842922]; GO_function: GO:0003723 - RNA binding [Evidence IEA]; GO_function: GO:0003729 - mRNA binding [Evidence IDA] [PMID 15652485]; GO_function: GO:0046872 - metal ion binding [Evidence IEA,IEA]; GO_process: GO:0006879 - cellular iron ion homeostasis [Evidence IMP] [PMID 15652485]; GO_process: GO:0000956 - nuclear-transcribed mRNA catabolic process [Evidence IMP] [PMID 15652485]), with translation MTTTSPLTPGSSSSVNLGSFSASIGSSSIGIPDLWSNLNGKGQSSSQSGAVGSGSSTGASASGSGSGPGSNPVTSTASSHSLQSKHFPVSRHSNVIGIGSGIGSGLSSAIGPYSIPSSPSSSSSSSSSATTNASSQPSLLARSATTPSFFKDGGIWGSSSGTGPGATSTSSAAPSSSGIMIPPQPSNGVTGLSALYHPKPSSYKAMGTAPGTPFDDTMGFFQDPLSGQQQSQHQHQHQHQHQHQHLQQQQQQQQQQQQPHQVIGFSPKSVPFDFATHGSGHNTNIPGSTSSSSTQAPFFGRSNSAAGLGISPSTPPHHPGLTRHQSLSTQSPFPANTYQQSHGFQHHVSHQRNNNNFGGGISNSVSFDLYQEGGSSSNSPPSNNSTGLYVFTDIKGSRPSQIANASTVGSQQSPFLAQSPQSMTPPLMVNGFDNMMMIDEQQMQQQFSHNSVNINNGLSQASSGTNIHFQPHLHQQSQIPNHQSRLKSGFRKEDLMTGAGSPGSSAPSTPTANALSSSVASAASNSPASNIARQNAVNSKKSGKPTTNTELYKTELCASFMSTGGNCPYGEKCQFAHGDKELKVIDRPPKWRSKPCQNWVKTGSCSYNDRCCFRHDTQ, from the coding sequence ATGACAACAACTTCTCCGTTAACTCCTGGCTCGTCCAGCTCGGTGAACTTGGGCTCTTTTTCGGCTTCCATTGGCTCTTCGTCAATAGGTATTCCTGATCTCTGGTCCAATTTGAATGGAAAAGGGCAGTCTAGTAGCCAAAGTGGTGCTGTAGGTAGTGGCTCCTCTACTGGTGCCAGcgcttctggctctggttCCGGGCCTGGGTCAAATCCTGTCACAAGTACCGCTTCGAGCCACTCATTGCAGTCTAAGCACTTCCCTGTTTCCAGACATAGTAATGTTATCGGAATCGGATCTGGCATTGGATCGGGACTCAGCTCTGCAATTGGCCCATACTCGATTCCATCGTCCCCTAGCTCATCGtcttcctcgtcgtcatcagctACTACCAATGCTTCGTCCCAGCCAAGTTTACTGGCTAGATCTGCAACCACtccttctttcttcaaagATGGTGGAATTTGGGGCTCGTCCAGTGGTACTGGACCCGGAGCTACATCTACATCCAGCGCCGCTCCTTCGAGTTCTGGTATTATGATCCCCCCTCAACCCAGTAATGGAGTAACTGGCCTTAGTGCGCTATACCATCCAAAGCCGTCGTCGTATAAGGCAATGGGTACTGCTCCAGGTACACCTTTTGATGATACCATGGGATTTTTCCAGGATCCTTTGAGCGGCCAACAGCAGTcacagcaccagcaccagcaccagcaccaacaccaacaccaacatttacaacagcagcagcaacagcagcagcagcagcagcaacctcACCAGGTCATTGGATTCTCTCCAAAATCTGTTCCCTTTGATTTTGCAACTCATGGGTCGGGCCACAATACCAATATTCCTGGAtcgacttcttcgtcgtcaacCCAGGCCCCTTTCTTTGGAAGATCCAACTCAGCAGCTGGCTTGGGTATTTCACCGTCAACCCCTCCACACCATCCGGGCCTTACTCGTCACCAAAGTTTATCCACCCAGTCTCCATTCCCTGCTAACACTTACCAACAATCTCATGGTTTCCAGCACCATGTGTCCCATCAGcgaaataataacaattttggtggtgggatCAGCAACTCTGTTAGCTTTGACCTGTACCAGGAAGGAGGATCTAGCTCAAACAGTCCTCCAAGCAACAATTCTACCGGACTTTATGTCTTCACCGATATTAAAGGCTCAAGACCGAGCCAAATTGCCAATGCATCTACTGTTGGATCACAACAATCTCCATTTCTGGCACAATCTCCTCAGTCAATGACTCCTCCTCTTATGGTAAACGGTTTTGATaatatgatgatgattgaTGAACAGcagatgcagcagcagttctCTCATAACTCTGTGAACATTAATAATGGGTTGAGtcaagcttcttctggtacAAATATCCATTTCCAACCTCATCTACACCAACAGTCCCAAATTCCGAACCACCAGTCACGATTGAAGTCTGGATTTAGAAAGGAAGACTTGATGACTGGAGCAGGGTCTCCCGGTAGCAGTGCGCCATCGACTCCTACAGCAAATGCTCTGTCATCTTCTGTTGcatcagctgcttccaACTCTCCTGCTAGCAACATTGCTCGTCAAAATGCTGTTAATAGCAAAAAGTCCGGTAAACCCACTACGAATACTGAACTTTATAAGACTGAACTTTGTGCTTCGTTTATGAGCACTGGTGGAAACTGCCCATATGGTGAAAAATGTCAATTTGCTCATGGTGATAAGGAGCTGAAAGTCATAGATAGACCCCCTAAATGGCGATCGAAACCTTGTCAAAACTGGGTTAAGACGGGTTCTTGTTCATATAATGACCGATGCTGCTTCCGCCATGATACCCAATGA